Proteins found in one Thunnus maccoyii chromosome 5, fThuMac1.1, whole genome shotgun sequence genomic segment:
- the gtf2h1 gene encoding general transcription factor IIH subunit 1 — MASLSEEVLLVVKKVRQRKQDGTLYLMAERIAWGPEGKDRFTVSHLYADIRCQKISPDGKAKIQLQLVLHTGESTTFHFSNESTALKDREATKELLQQLLPKFKKKANKELEEKNRMLQEDPVLFQLYKDLVVSQVISAEEFWANRLGGLNNTDPALYNNKQEVGISGAFLADIRPQTDGCNGLRYNLTADIIESIFRTYPAVKQKYSENVPHNLTEKEFWTRFFQSHYFHRDRINTGTQDIFSECAKQDEKGLKSMVVQGVKNPLVDLLSLEDKTLDEGYGVCTPPSSTSNSNRTVKESSNSAIIKRFNHHSAMVLAAGSRKGETPTDQASETSSTDGNSRDSDFFQPPVKKVKLQEAIEYEDLQRENGPKTVALNLKKSDRYAHGPVPLQSQQYTTSQDIINSVNYIRHEMANYKPNLTQVLSSTAATSAIAALSPGGVLMQAGAQQQAINQMVPTEVQGELKHLYAAAGELLRHFWSCFPVNTPFLEEKVMKMKSNLERFQMTKLCPFQEKIQRQYLSTNLTGHLEEMLQTAYSKFHIWQTRRMMRKT, encoded by the exons ATGGCATCACTATCAGAGGAGGTGCTTCTGGTGGTGAAAAAGGTTCGCCAGAGGAAGCAGGATGGCACACTTTATCTGATGGCTGAACGCATAGCCTGGGGTCCAGAAGGCAAAGACCGCTTCACTGTCAGCCACCTATATGCAGATATTCGCT GTCAGAAAATCAGCCCAGATGGTAAAGCAAAAATTCAGCTCCAGCTGGTCCTTCACACCGGCGAGAGTACCACATTCCACTTCTCTAATGAGAGCACTGCACTCAAAGACCGTGAGGCCACCAAGGAATTGCTGCAGCAGCTACTGCCCAAGTTCAAGAAGAAAGCTAACAAAGAACTGGAGGAGAAAAACAG gATGCTTCAAGAGGATCCAGTGCTTTTCCAGTTATATAAAGATCTAGTGGTAAGCCAAGTGATCAGTGCTGAGGAATTTTGGGCCAACCGGTTAGGAGGCTTAAACAACACAGACCCCGCActatacaacaacaaacaggaaGTCGGTATATCTGGAGCATTTCTG GCAGACATTAGACCTCAGACAGATGGCTGCAATGGCTTGAGATATAATCTGACAGCTGATATTATTGAATCTATCTTCAGAACATACCCTGCAG TGAAGCAGAAGTATAGTGAAAATGTGCCTCATAACCTGACGGAGAAGGAGTTCTGGACCCGCTTTTTCCAGTCCCATTATTTTCACAGAGACCGCATCAACACAGGAACACAGGATATCTTCTCAGAGTGTGCCAAGCAGGATGAAAAGG GCTTAAAGTCTATGGTGGTTCAAGGAGTGAAGAATCCTTTGGTCGATCTCCTGTCATTAGAGGATAAAACATTGGATGAG GGCTATGGAGTTTGCACACCACCATCCTCAACATCTAATTCGAACAGGACGGTGAAAGAGAGCAGCAACTCGGCCATTATAAAGCGGTTCAACCATCACAGTGCCATGGTGCTGGCAGCAGGCTCACGCAAAGG GGAAACACCAACTGATCAAGCCAGTGAGACAAGCAGTACAGATGGAAACTCAAGGGATTCTGACTTCTTTCAGCCTCCTGTGAAGAAG gttaaaTTACAGGAAGCCATAGAATATGAAGACCTGCAAAGGGAAAACGGACCAAAAACAGTTGCGTTAAACCTCAAGAAGTCTGACAG GTATGCTCATGGTCCAGTGCCACTTCAGTCCCAACAGTATACAACTAGCCAGGATATCATCAACTCTGTCAACTACATCCGGCATGAGATGGCTAATTACAAACCCAACCTTACTCAG GTGTTGTCCAGCACAGCAGCAACTTCTGCCATCGCAGCGCTTTCTCCAGGTGGCGTCCTCATGCAGGCAGGAGCGCAGCAACAAGCCATAAATC aaatGGTACCTACTGAAGTTCAAGGAGAGTTGAAGCACCTTTATGCAGCTGCTGGAGAGCTATTGAGACATTTCTGGTCCTGTTTTCCTGTAAACACACCATTTCTGGAGGAGAAG GTGATGAAAATGAAGTCAAACCTCGAGAGATTTCAGATGACCAAGCTTTGTCCCTTTCAGGAGAAGATTCAACGtcagtacttaagtacaaat CTTACAGGGCACTTGGAGGAGATGCTGCAGACGGCCTATAGCAAGTTCCACATCTGGCAAACCCGACGGATGATGAGGAAAACCTGA